A region of Anolis sagrei isolate rAnoSag1 chromosome 2, rAnoSag1.mat, whole genome shotgun sequence DNA encodes the following proteins:
- the LOC137096290 gene encoding zinc finger protein 420-like, translated as MLYKCKECGKSFNQKGHLRVHQRIHTGEKPYTCKECGKSFNTNGHLRDHQRTHTGEKPYTCMECGKSFSGHGHLRSHQRTHTGEKPYKCIECEKCFSRSDTLHVHLRSHTGEKPYKCVECGKSFSDSGSLHSHQRVHTGEKPFKCMECGLSFSRGRYLHSHQRAHTEEKPYECMDCGKKFSWSKSLHSHQRIHTGEMPYKCLECGKSFRSSRHMHTHQRTHSGEKPYKCLECGKSFNESGHLRSHGRTHTGEKPYKCLECGKSFSRGDTLHSHERIHTGETPYKCMKCEKSFSQSYQLRSHEGIHTEDKLYKCMECGKCCSQNGEHSCCQMTYAEQKPYKCMECGKNFSQNGSLHSHQRSYTWEKPYICMECGKSFPNAWSCTRHQKSHTGEKPYKCIECGKSFHDGRSYTRHQRTHTGEKPYKCMECGKNFSRNDHLLSHQRTHTGEKNINLQNVEGTSVMVEYALDIKEYIQQKSINAMWRQLHLESSVVFPSEEKPYK; from the exons ATGCTGTATAAATGcaaggaatgtggaaagagtttcaatcAGAAAGGACATCTGCGTGTCCatcaaagaatccacacaggggagaagccatatacatgcaaggaatgtggaaagagttttaaTACTAATGGGCACCTGCGTgaccatcaaagaacccacacaggggagaagccatatacatgtatggaatgtgggaaaagcttcagtGGGCATGGGcatctgcgttcccatcaaagaactcatacaggagagaagccatacaaatgcatagaatgtgAAAAGTGCTTCTCTCGTAGTGACACGTTACATGTACATCTGAGgtcccacacaggagagaagccttacAAGtgtgtggaatgtggaaagagtttctctGACAGTGGAAGTCTGCACTCCCATCAAAgggtccacacaggggagaagccatttaaatgcatggaatgtggctTGAGCTTCAGTCGGGGTAGATATCTGCATTCTCATCAAAGGGCTCACACAGAGGAGAAGCCATATGAATGCATGGATTGTGGAAAGAAATTCTCTTGGAGTAAAAGTCTGCATTCCCatcaaagaatccacacaggggagatgccatataaatgcctagaatgtggaaagagttttcgTTCGAGTAGACATATGCatacccatcaaaggacccactcaggggagaagccatataaatgcctagAATGTGGGAAAAGCTTCAATGAGAGTGGACACTTGCGTTCCCATGGAAGGACccatacaggggagaaaccatataaatgcctggaatgtggaaagagctttagtcGGGGTGACACGCTGCATTCCCATGAAAGGATTCACACAGGAGAGACACCATATAAGTGCATGaaatgtgaaaagagcttcagccaGAGTTACCAGCTGCGTTCCCATGAAGGGATCCACACAGAGGATAAGCtgtataaatgcatggaatgtggaaagtgcTGCAGCCAGAATGGAGAGCATTCTTGCTGTCAAATGACCTATGCAGAgcagaagccatataaatgcatggaatgtggaaagaactttAGCCAGAATGGATCTCTGCATTCCCATCAAAGGTCTTATACATGGGAGAAGCCATatatatgcatggaatgtggaaagagcttccctAATGCTTGGTCATGCACTAGGCATCAAAAATCACACACAGGGgaaaagccatataaatgcatagaatgtggaaagagcttccatGATGGTCGATCATACACtagacatcaaagaactcacactggggagaaaccatataaatgcatggagtgtgggaaAAACTTCAGTCGGAATGACCATCTgctttcccatcaaaggacccatacaggggaaaa AAACATTAATTTACAGAATGTGGAAGGAACATCAGTAATGGTGGAATATGCATTAGACATCAAAGAATACATACAGCAGAAATCCATAAATGCAATGTGGAGACAGTTGCATTTGGAGAGCAGTGTTGTATTCCCTTCagaggagaagccatataaatga
- the LOC132765906 gene encoding uncharacterized protein encodes MTSPSCATRNIETTKLAESDHDDDDKIPISELLPGPSTSQDHLTVTTATPLAPSIIGCDRTGNDTEDVDDDLLAAVLPSRSQQTIETELSRNPLSLISKDYGERPPKIHDEVRKILVERGPPQVTDKDFPQDAKVLELQLGRETDEREASTPKMTEGPEKRKEIPPFAQGNTTGVVLFTKGPVQYKEEPEEGSQKSWESHWQEFLNTVESRCHQTDQSGPPHPWPEEDTKTLQTSLRRAADGIPQSGGEDGVQTHCDDGLVVDEDHVFCLKVEEEKEEDEEEAAEQKQKQFNLLGFQGANGHQEEDTAEPVAIEDLLPARRPAKLPRRIAYWSAHEINALLDYVLQCQRLYIQRVMASTNLRTRNVWIGASRAMALRGLNRTPDQCHTKFKALKGAFYRAMERHGGVVPRKMQPPFFAKLHQLWEIGGRADWRDRRPVADAYHRKGGEGGDSSLSGEESGEEERIPIAPVPGQAPHAAEHRTVQEAVSLRQLQQQQRALEQRVSAIENTFARLQANIQELLARLPAPPPPPLQN; translated from the exons ATGACTTCACCATCATGTGCTACAAGAAACATAGAGACAACTAAATTGGCTGAATCAGATCATGACGATGACGACAAGATACCAATATCTGAGCTTCTACCTGGACCATCAACAAGTCAAGACCATCTGACTGTGACTACAGCAACGCCATTAGCACCTTCAATTATTGGTTGTGACAGAACGGGGAACGACACTGAAGATGTGGATGATGATTTATTAGCTGCAGTCCTGCCATCTCGTAGTCAGCAAACCATTGAAACT gaacTAAGCAGAAACCCATTATCGTTGATTTCAAAGGATTATGGAGAGCGGCCACCCAAAATACATGACGAGGTACGAAAAATACTTGTGGAACGAGGACCTCCGCAAGTCACTGACAAAGATTTTCCTCAGGACGCTAAGG tcttGGAGTTGCAGCTTGGAAGAGAAACGGATGAACGGGAGGCATCAACACCCAAAATGACGGAAGGaccagaaaagaggaaagaaattcCTCCCTTTGCCCAAGGAAACACTACAGGAGTGGTCTTGTTTACGAAAGGCCCGGTCCAATATAAGGAAGAGCCAGAGGAAGGATCCCAAAAGAGTTGGGAGTCACATTGGCAGGAATTCCTGAACACGGTGGAGTCTCGGTGCCACCAGACTGATCAGTCAGGACCACCTCATCCTTGGCCTGAGGAGGACACAAAGACATTGCAAACCTCCTTAAGGAGAGCAGCAGATGGCATCCCTCAGTCAGGAGGAGAGGATGGAGTCCAAACCCATTGTGATGATGGCCTGGTCGTTGATGAAGACCATGTATTTTGCCTgaaagtggaggaggagaaggaagaggacgaAGAAGAGGCAGCAGAGCAGAAACAGAAGCAATTCAATCTGTTGGGCTTCCAAGGTGCCAATGGGCATCAAGAG GAAGACACGGCTGAACCAGTAGCTATAGAAGACCTTCTTCCGGCTCGGAGACCAGCCAAGCTTCCACGTAGGATTGCGTATTGGAGTGCCCATGAGATCAATGCTCTCCTGGATTACGTCCTGCAGTGCCAGCGGCTGTACATACAGAGGGTGATGGCAAGCACCAACTTGCGCACCAGAAACGTGTGGATCGGGGCTTCCAGGGCCATGGCCTTACGTGGCTTGAACAGAACCCCTGATCAGTGCCACACTAAATTTAAGGCACTCAAAGGGGCGTTTTATCGGGCCATGGAACGCCATGGTGGCGTGGTGCCACGGAAAATGCAGCCACCCTTCTTTGCTAAGCTCCACCAGCTGTGGGAGATCGGTGGCAGGGCGGATTGGAGGGACCGGAGGCCTGTGG CAGATGCATACCATCgcaaagggggagaaggaggagattcCAGTTTGAGTGGCGAGGAAAGTGGCGAGGAGGAGAGGATTCCCATTGCTCCCGTGCCAGGGCAAGCACCCCATGCAGCTGAACATA GAACTGTCCAGGAAGCAGTTAGTCTGCGCCAGCTACAGCAACAGCAAAGGGCAT TGGAGCAGCGTGTGAGTGCGATCGAGAACACATTTGCCAGGCTGCAGGCGAACATTCAGGAGCTCCTTGCCCGCCTTCCAGCACCACCCCCGCCCCCTCTACAAAACTAA
- the LOC137096267 gene encoding zinc finger and SCAN domain-containing protein 31-like, translated as MFLRHPPSHGALGGEMPRRKALVVQTGGKMAEGGRLGPGQREEHAGREPRAFHREALEEKLSRTAQPQKKRAWEGRLKPQPDAQHPKKDANPVLSPYSVWRPSRLFEPLSSEDMKAFKASYRTIKGASWWPGGGGGGATTMHMLPGLNRKTQEACGSSEGSARVKEEIPEEANSDRLEIKRQHFRHFCYQEIEGPRAVLNELQKLCHQWLVPEGHTKEQIVDLVILEQFLTILPLEMQIWVCESGPATCAQALALAESFLLRLQEAENHGQKGSGLLQETYVNSPTMKQDPLDSVESSLSRDDEDGEEGEEEQEEQPEGREERMWDKAEKAAFLLGISEPMEWGLPLDRTTGKLFPDPEPKEIFGNRQENYPGKAPKQALCSVETENKRSFQEGTIGQKKRAKSSSENGLHQSFGFLKHQKVQTVDKPPRCTPCGERFQKRSCGEQPYKLPQLGNELPKCVTSLRRDESLPDIPDGGCRCKAKKRGHECGHFFPLSSDRWKVPKGDKLSKGAMRGERVMWLSPFPSHEKNDHVGKPHQCIDCGKRFSQKGNLNIHRKTHTGEKPYPCSECGKCFVTNSRLLTHKRVHTGEKPYNCSYCGNNFSQLAHLVQHQRRHTGEKPYSCPYCGKSFSVKANLITHQRTHTGEKPYECSECPKSFVSSSDLKKHKRVHTGQLYT; from the exons ATGTTTCTCCGCCATCCTCCGAGCCATGGAGCCTTAGGAGGGGAGATGCCCAGGCGGAAAG CTCTGGTGGTGCAGACAGGAGGGAAAATGGCAGAGGGTGGCCGGCTGGGACCAGGCCAAAGAGAAGAACACGCAGGAAGAGAGCCACGTGCTTTCCATAGAGAGGCCCTGGAAGAGAAGTTGAGTAGGACAGCACAACCTCAGAAGAAGCGAGCCTGGGAAGGGAGACTGAAACCTCAGCCAGATGCTCAACACCCAAAAAAGGATGCCAACCCAGTGCTATCTCCTTACTCTGTGTGGAGACCTTCGCGGCTATTTGAACCTCTCTCAAGTGAGGATATGAAGGCATTTAAGGCTTCTTATCGAACAATAAAAGGAGCCAGTTGgtggccaggaggaggaggagggggtgcaACGACAATGCATATGTTGCCAGGCCTCAACCGAAAAACCCAAGAGGCCTGTGGAAGCTCGGAAGGTTCAGCGAGGGTGAAGGAAGAGATTCCAGAGGAGGCCAACTCAGACCGATTAGAGATCAAGCGGCAGCATTTCCGGCACTTCTGTTACCAGGAGATCGAAGGGCCCCGGGCAGTCCTGAATGAACTGCAGAAACTTTGCCACCAGTGGCTAGTGCCGGAGGGGCACACCAAGGAGCAGATTGTGGATCTGGTGATCCTGGAACAGTTTCTGACCATCCTGCCCCTGGAGATGCAGATCTGGGTGTGCGAAAGCGGGCCCGCCACTTGCGCCCAGGCTCTGGCCTTGGCCGAAAGCTTCCTCTTGAGGCTGCAAGAGGCCGAGAACCATGGACAAAAG GGGTCTGGATTACTGCAAGAAACGTATGTTAATTCCCCAACAATGAAGCAGGATCCCTTGGATAGTGTGGAGAGTTCCCTTTCCAGAGATGATGAGgatggagaagaaggggaagaagagcaagaggagcagccagaag GACGTGAAGAACGCATGTGGGATAAGGCAGAGAAAGCAGCTTTTTTGCTGGGAATCTCTGAGCCCATGGAATGGGGATTACCTCTGGACAGAACCACAGGGAAGCTTTTCCCGGATCCCGAGCCCAAAGAGATATTTGGGAATCGGCAAGAAAACTATCCAGGGAAAGCCCCGAAGCAAGCCCTTTGTTCCGTGGAAACTGAAAACAAACGGAGCTTCCAAGAGGGGACCATCGGTCAGAAGAAGAGGGCAAAGAGCAGTTCCGAAAACGGTCTCCATCAGAGCTTTGGCTTCCTGAAGCATCAGAAAGTGCAGACCGTGGACAAGCCCCCACGGTGTACCCCCTGCGGCGAACGCTTCCAAAAGAGATCGTGTGGAGAGCAGCCGTATAAGCTACCTCAGCTTGGAAACGAGCTGCCCAAGTGTGTTACTTCGCTGCGGCGTGACGAAAGCCTTCCTGACATCCCGGACGGTGGCTGCAGATGTAAGGCCAAAAAGAGAGGCCACGAGTGTGGACACTTTTTTCCCCTGAGCTCCGACCGCTGGAAAGTGCCCAAGGGAGATAAACTGTCCAAAGGTGCGATGCGTGGGGAAAGGGTGATGTGGCTGTCACCCTTCCCGAGTCACGAGAAGAACGACCACGTGGGGAAACCCCACCAGTGCATTGACTGTGGCAAGCGTTTCAGCCAGAAGGGCAACCTCAACATCCACCGGaaaacccacacaggggagaagccctatcCGTGCTCAGAGTGTGGCAAATGCTTTGTGACTAACTCCCGGCTACTCACGCACAAGAGGGTGcacacgggggagaagccgtACAACTGTTCGTACTGCGGCAATAACTTCAGCCAGCTGGCCCACTTGGTCCAGCACCAGCGGAGGcacaccggggagaagccctACAGTTGCCCCTActgtgggaaaagcttcagcgTGAAAGCCAACCTCATCACGCACCAGCGCacccacacgggagagaagccctACGAATGCTCCGAGTGTCCGAAAAGCTTTGTCTCCAGTTCCGATCTCAAAAAACATAAAAGGGTACACACTGGGCAACTGTATACATGA